A window from Setaria italica strain Yugu1 chromosome VIII, Setaria_italica_v2.0, whole genome shotgun sequence encodes these proteins:
- the LOC101759291 gene encoding uncharacterized protein LOC101759291, translated as MGPRGGNAGRPVALLSAAPQTDGSSRSTPDQVYHATKSARGASGEPPGTQRGRSTAAPGRRRRSRTPIAASTSSLLAGRGSPPSSVAMSAAVSPSCMLLEPFVFRKDDDESFPDEGEAPIRATGTTSWGAQFRIAFSLAKPPQISRLYAQLPVPGFLDRNVASPLSIVATHRHLALVRVATWTSEMVTVQNFFIFTADEGPSSSLKALPPCTEPEFDYTRHSVRVPRRRRLPDGTPRMLHVGNLGFWCRGKEFVVAELTFFKPINHDKVFADICLLHSDRDQLGATWKSMRVEFLSTDDPDDADLFQISWWCTEAVIPFDKWLCWIDYHRGILFCDMSKLPNPPTVSFIWFPLDRLPISGNRTGTSTMCYRAVSVVDRGRALKFVNITRHDGIPFEALKPGTGFTITCHTLVLGRGSMAWKEDYTVTSGELWEANTPERLPRCILMFPQVDIDRPHVVHFLYIEFGYYARKKMWVVSIDMSTKTVESFSLYINGHEGLETDDADLIDLIERKSVSPWPFLPCEFPKFLNLSRKREHME; from the exons ATGGGGCCGCGGGGCGGCAATGCGGGCAGGCCAGTCGCCCTCTTGAGCGCCGCGCCACAGACCGACGGCTCCTCCAGATCCACGCCGGATCAGGTCTACCACGCCACAAAATCGGCTCGAGGAGCCTCCGGCGAGCCACCGGGGACGCAGAGGGGGAGGAGCACTGctgcgcccggccgccgccgccgctcccgcacgcctatcgccgcctccacctcctccctccttgCCGGCCGCGGGTCTCCTCCTTCGTCG GTCGCCATGTCTGCCGCCGTCTCCCCCAGCTGCATGCTTCTGGAGCCCTTCGTCTTTCgcaaggacgacgacgagtcCTTCCCGGACGAGGGAGAGGCGCCCATCAGGGCGACAGGCACCACCTCCTGGGGCGCCCAGTTCCGCATCGCCTTCTCCCTCGCCAAGCCCCCGCAGATCTCCCGCCTCTACGCGCAGCTGCCGGTGCCGGGATTTCTTGATCGCAATGTGGCGAGTCCCTTAAGCATCGTGGCGACCCACCGCCATCTCGCCCTGGTTCGCGTCGCCACCTGGACGTCTGAAATGGTTACGGTGCAGAacttcttcatcttcaccgccgaCGAGGGTCCTTCCTCATCGCTCAAAGCGCTCCCCCCTTGTACCGAGCCCGAGTTTGACTATACCCGCCATAGTGTCCGGgtacctcgtcgtcgtcgtcttcctgaTGGTACTCCCCGCATGCTGCATGTCGGAAACTTGGGCTTCTGGTGCCGAGGCAAAGAGTTCGTGGTGGCAGAGCTCACTTTTTTCAAACCGATCAACCACGATAAGGTCTTCGCTGACATCTGCTTGCTGCACTCAGATAGAGATCAACTTGGCGCCACATGGAAGTCCATGCGTGTGGAATTCCTGTCCACTGACGACCCTGATGATGCTGATCTCTTTCAAATCTCCTGGTGGTGTACCGAAGCTGTCATCCCCTTCGACAAATGGCTGTGCTGGATCGACTACCACCGAGGCATCCTCTTCTGTGACATGTCCAAACTGCCCAACCCCCCTACCGTCTCCTTCATCTGGTTCCCTCTGGACAGGTTGCCTATTTCCGGCAATCGCACGGGCACATCCACCATGTGCTACCGTGCCGTGTCCGTCGTCGACCGCGGCCGTGCGCTCAAGTTTGTCAATATCACCCGCCACGATGGCATTCCCTTTGAAGCACTCAAACCCGGCACCGGCTTCACCATCACCTGCCACACCCTCGTGTTAGGTCGCGGCAGCATGGCGTGGAAGGAGGACTACACGGTCACCTCCGGTGAGCTCTGGGAGGCCAACACTCCTGAGCGCCTCCCGCGCTGCATCCTCATGTTCCCTCAAGTCGACATCGACAGGCCACATGTAGTGCACTTCCTTTACATTGAGTTTGGATATTATGCCCGCAAGAAGATGTGGGTGGTCTCCATCGACATGAGCACCAAGACTGTGGAGTCATTTTCTCTGTATATCAATGGGCATGAGGGCCTTGAAACTGACGACGCTGACTTGATCGACCTGATCGAACGAAAGTCCGTGTCCCCCTGGCCCTTCCTCCCTTGTGAGTTCCCCAAGTTCCTCAATTTATCAAG GAAGAGGGAGCATATGGAATGA